In Fusobacteriaceae bacterium, a genomic segment contains:
- a CDS encoding phage tail tape measure protein, translating to MPGQKQMDVVMSIMGRVDKLLPKGIQDIAAKVGALERELAKKNSEFDRAAKKEVSAVNRLKSLNDAYFKNKNEIQRLIDVKKSVGALSTEEEAKLRALVKENKKYDTQITKVSKSIKEYQNNTHGLADEQNKLQKELHETAKAAKRMEAQNAIKERTKNALKGGQNAILSGAAYLGRKALMAGALAGAAGVYTAKQGTTEYLTFQQQMKKVQAVSLATEKDYIRLEEAALKAGASTQFTSTQAAQALEELSRAGKSVDDQIELLPKLLDLATASGADMQQSTKILLGTMAAFQVPVKDAEKAMDKLVYVSATRKVDIEGLGEAIKYVGTKANLMGISLDETVAVIGMLGETNLEGGQAGRNLAAGLVDASQKAKKFGINIKDQKGNFIGFVKLLEQVEKKTAKMGKVDQANFLYNIFGAQGSKTVGAMMVSEYGGFKGSQAIKAYEATMADHAQGATQKTANIMREGAAGAITALKSAWNNFQIIVGKMIFSDAVVDKVKALSNYIGKLVLVLNGNWEDAVNDKVVGFWYKIRIKIINFIKDLKKIFAPAAETIRSWFPKETPGLGFFKLIGDGVLKLANAFAFAIRTIDPIIKIIQKIGPDTVAVGLSVVMAGAKVVSTISNIKEAIIKAGGVFKAIGAASNVFNPWVILITVIATAAYFIWKNWEPIKAWFIAFWEKIKAIANSVKERIVTICDKIKLFAASIIEAVSNVQEFWQKWKDEYPFLQHVENGIRLIGAPIFALIDAAKEFWTHWKEGDGIVGSLLAAFGTFFDSLWNTFKTWVGDILNEIAKIPAKAIESAKNFFVGKAGKDPVVDPNLTFAGTIYGTHAKGLANVPFDNYLSYLHAGERVLTAAENRSFTSLFGSQIGAINKRGGILDRVSTTASNYNTSNTYKNGDNSESFSFSIGNITIGGNADAGIASQIGEEIAKRVRIELKKRDDAKHDRERRKL from the coding sequence ATGCCAGGACAAAAGCAGATGGACGTTGTGATGTCTATCATGGGTCGGGTCGATAAGCTGCTGCCGAAAGGGATACAGGATATTGCCGCCAAGGTCGGGGCGTTGGAGAGGGAACTGGCGAAGAAAAATTCAGAATTTGATAGAGCAGCAAAAAAAGAAGTTTCGGCTGTAAATCGCCTTAAATCTCTTAATGACGCCTATTTTAAAAACAAAAATGAAATTCAGAGATTGATCGACGTCAAGAAAAGCGTCGGCGCATTATCAACGGAAGAAGAGGCAAAATTGAGGGCGCTTGTGAAAGAAAATAAAAAATACGACACACAAATCACAAAAGTCAGTAAGTCAATAAAAGAATATCAAAATAATACGCATGGTCTTGCCGATGAACAGAACAAGCTGCAAAAGGAACTACATGAAACGGCAAAAGCCGCAAAAAGAATGGAAGCGCAAAACGCTATCAAAGAGCGGACAAAGAATGCACTGAAGGGCGGACAAAATGCTATTTTATCGGGAGCAGCTTATTTAGGCAGAAAAGCCCTAATGGCTGGCGCGCTGGCCGGAGCTGCCGGGGTTTATACAGCGAAACAGGGGACCACAGAATATTTGACTTTTCAGCAACAAATGAAAAAAGTTCAAGCTGTTTCTTTAGCCACTGAAAAAGATTATATCAGACTTGAAGAGGCGGCATTGAAAGCTGGGGCCAGTACACAATTCACATCGACTCAGGCGGCTCAAGCTCTTGAAGAATTGTCAAGGGCAGGCAAATCCGTAGACGACCAAATCGAACTACTTCCAAAATTATTGGATCTCGCCACGGCAAGCGGAGCCGATATGCAGCAATCCACCAAGATACTGCTCGGAACGATGGCCGCATTCCAAGTGCCGGTTAAAGATGCCGAAAAAGCCATGGACAAACTTGTCTATGTATCGGCCACGCGAAAAGTAGACATTGAAGGACTCGGAGAGGCCATCAAATACGTGGGCACCAAGGCGAACCTCATGGGAATCAGTCTTGACGAAACGGTCGCCGTCATCGGCATGCTCGGAGAGACAAACCTCGAAGGCGGACAAGCAGGTCGCAACTTAGCTGCCGGACTTGTCGACGCCTCACAAAAAGCCAAAAAATTTGGAATCAACATCAAAGACCAAAAGGGCAATTTCATAGGTTTTGTCAAACTTTTGGAGCAAGTTGAAAAGAAAACGGCAAAGATGGGCAAAGTTGATCAAGCCAATTTCCTTTACAATATTTTTGGAGCGCAGGGATCCAAAACAGTTGGCGCGATGATGGTTTCGGAATATGGGGGATTCAAAGGAAGTCAAGCAATAAAGGCATATGAAGCGACAATGGCTGACCATGCACAAGGGGCGACACAAAAAACAGCAAACATCATGCGCGAAGGAGCTGCCGGAGCAATAACAGCCCTTAAATCAGCGTGGAATAACTTCCAAATAATCGTCGGGAAAATGATTTTTTCTGATGCGGTTGTGGATAAGGTCAAAGCGCTAAGCAATTATATCGGAAAATTGGTTCTTGTATTAAATGGAAATTGGGAAGATGCGGTGAATGATAAAGTCGTCGGGTTTTGGTATAAAATCAGAATCAAAATCATCAATTTTATTAAAGATCTGAAAAAAATATTTGCCCCTGCAGCCGAAACAATCAGAAGCTGGTTTCCCAAAGAAACCCCCGGATTAGGATTTTTTAAACTAATTGGCGATGGAGTTTTAAAACTTGCCAATGCCTTTGCATTCGCCATTCGGACTATAGACCCGATTATAAAAATTATCCAAAAAATAGGCCCGGATACTGTCGCCGTCGGATTATCTGTCGTCATGGCGGGAGCAAAAGTTGTTTCGACAATATCGAACATAAAAGAGGCAATTATCAAAGCGGGAGGCGTTTTCAAAGCAATCGGGGCAGCATCAAACGTGTTCAATCCCTGGGTAATCCTTATCACCGTAATCGCCACGGCCGCATATTTTATCTGGAAAAACTGGGAGCCGATAAAAGCCTGGTTTATTGCATTTTGGGAAAAAATCAAAGCAATCGCAAATTCTGTCAAGGAACGCATAGTTACTATTTGTGACAAGATAAAACTATTTGCTGCCTCAATAATAGAAGCCGTATCAAATGTCCAAGAATTCTGGCAAAAGTGGAAAGACGAATATCCGTTTCTGCAACACGTTGAAAACGGCATCCGCTTGATCGGCGCTCCGATCTTTGCTCTGATAGACGCCGCCAAAGAATTCTGGACCCACTGGAAAGAAGGCGACGGCATCGTCGGCAGCCTTCTGGCCGCCTTCGGGACATTCTTTGACAGCCTATGGAATACATTCAAAACATGGGTGGGCGACATTCTCAACGAAATCGCAAAGATTCCCGCAAAAGCAATAGAATCCGCCAAAAATTTTTTTGTCGGCAAAGCGGGCAAAGACCCCGTCGTGGATCCGAACCTAACCTTTGCCGGTACGATCTATGGAACCCACGCCAAAGGCCTTGCAAACGTCCCGTTTGATAACTATCTTTCCTACCTGCACGCGGGCGAAAGAGTCCTCACGGCCGCAGAAAACAGATCATTTACAAGCCTGTTCGGCTCCCAAATCGGCGCGATCAACAAAAGAGGCGGAATCCTTGACCGCGTGTCGACCACAGCCTCAAACTATAACACAAGCAACACCTATAAAAACGGCGACAACAGCGAATCTTTTTCTTTTTCCATCGGCAACATCACCATCGGCGGCAACGCCGACGCGGGAATCGCCTCGCAGATCGGGGAAGAGATCGCCAAGCGCGTCCGGATAGAACTGAAAAAGAGGGATGATGCCAAACATGACAGGGAAAGAAGAAAGCTATAA
- a CDS encoding Clp protease ClpP, translating to MGTLRTQMKGETLEIIIYGSIGESWWGENITAESFLKEIEKNEKAKNILVRLNSPGGNVFDGIAIYNQLRRLKGHKTVKIEGICASIATVIAMAGDEIIMDEVSDFMIHDPTAMASGTEEDMQKTANVLALIKDNIVTAYMTKVKDTITKEDVAILMTNETWMTPPVALEKGFITNIEKSAPTPPEIKAEVFPGFFNYFKAPKQFKNIAESSTIESHEAPKTKHKEEKKAMNKEELKNQFPDVYAEIVNEGATGERNRMAALDKLAGKTQNAEALAIIASAKYDKIQNAESIAMEILDKVTSAPAAFDKPKDQAMGIAEKFEEKKNAYNKEDVDNSKEDTNKKQQADDILKDVVNFANM from the coding sequence ATGGGAACATTACGAACACAGATGAAGGGGGAGACGCTTGAAATAATCATTTACGGCAGCATTGGCGAAAGCTGGTGGGGAGAAAACATCACGGCCGAATCGTTTCTTAAAGAAATTGAGAAAAACGAAAAGGCGAAGAATATCCTTGTCAGATTGAACAGTCCGGGCGGAAATGTCTTTGACGGAATAGCGATTTATAATCAACTGCGACGGCTCAAAGGGCACAAGACTGTAAAAATCGAGGGAATTTGCGCGTCTATCGCGACGGTTATCGCCATGGCCGGAGACGAAATCATCATGGACGAGGTCTCTGACTTCATGATCCACGACCCGACAGCAATGGCGTCGGGCACCGAAGAAGACATGCAGAAAACCGCCAACGTCCTCGCGCTTATCAAGGACAACATCGTCACAGCGTATATGACCAAGGTCAAAGACACGATCACAAAAGAAGATGTGGCGATCCTCATGACAAACGAAACATGGATGACGCCCCCCGTGGCGCTTGAAAAAGGATTCATTACAAACATCGAAAAATCCGCGCCGACTCCGCCGGAAATCAAGGCCGAGGTCTTTCCAGGGTTTTTCAATTATTTCAAAGCGCCGAAACAATTCAAAAATATCGCCGAATCATCAACCATAGAATCGCATGAAGCCCCAAAAACCAAACACAAGGAGGAAAAGAAGGCTATGAACAAAGAAGAACTTAAAAATCAATTCCCTGATGTATACGCCGAAATCGTCAACGAAGGCGCAACCGGGGAGCGGAACCGGATGGCCGCGTTGGATAAACTGGCCGGAAAAACACAGAACGCCGAGGCGCTGGCCATCATCGCGTCGGCAAAATATGACAAAATCCAAAACGCTGAATCTATTGCCATGGAGATTTTGGATAAAGTGACGTCCGCGCCTGCCGCGTTTGACAAGCCCAAAGATCAAGCGATGGGAATCGCCGAAAAATTCGAAGAAAAGAAAAACGCGTACAACAAAGAAGACGTGGACAACAGCAAGGAAGACACCAACAAGAAGCAACAGGCCGATGACATCCTGAAAGATGTGGTCAATTTTGCCAACATGTAA
- a CDS encoding phage tail protein: MPFTDINPHGSYTQEYESSIKGIVTVQNPVFIVGTAPVNMAADLSAVNKLVVIQSLSDVVTNFGASKRIPGFTLTEALFVGLQLFGVKPIVCVNVLNPEDHSTTGQTQDLAVVNKKVTVSQVGILTSTVVVKKSTDSSLVAATDYTLEFDADGQLIVKFTAATFPPAVDVEYSYLDPSLVTEDDIIGTVDPITNHKTGLQCVDNLFDEWSMIPSYGIVPGFYSDNLRAILDTKLSLINNKWQSYNTFYDIPHTVKYGEVIQFKKDHNWIDPDQYLLFGAAKYNGEYWNQSVFAAFLAASVNIQNGGWPHQSPSNNNIKATGIAYYDAAQQKYVDLALSEEEANLLNANGIATIIKRPNGTVLWGNRTSVYQPGGNTDPKDTLLCYKSVMKQCANDWILNTSNDVDKPMTPAKAKSIQANYQNYLDDKYAQGKLLGGRIEFLLEENSAQRMIDGKFRWHSYIGAVPPGEALENGFELDAGYLESFWE, from the coding sequence ATGCCTTTCACAGATATCAATCCGCATGGCAGCTATACGCAAGAGTATGAAAGCTCTATAAAAGGAATCGTTACGGTGCAGAATCCCGTATTCATCGTAGGTACGGCTCCCGTGAATATGGCGGCAGACCTGTCGGCGGTCAATAAACTGGTCGTCATCCAAAGCCTTTCGGACGTTGTGACCAACTTCGGGGCATCGAAACGGATCCCCGGATTTACCTTAACCGAGGCGCTCTTTGTGGGCCTGCAACTTTTTGGGGTAAAGCCTATTGTTTGCGTCAACGTCCTCAATCCTGAAGATCACAGCACGACGGGACAGACTCAGGATCTGGCCGTCGTAAACAAGAAAGTCACCGTGTCGCAGGTCGGCATCCTGACATCCACCGTGGTCGTCAAGAAATCAACGGATTCCTCGCTGGTGGCCGCGACGGATTATACACTGGAATTCGACGCAGACGGGCAGCTGATCGTGAAATTCACTGCAGCTACGTTCCCGCCTGCGGTAGACGTTGAGTACAGCTATCTCGACCCGTCGCTTGTCACCGAAGACGACATCATCGGAACCGTGGACCCGATCACGAACCACAAAACCGGCTTGCAGTGCGTGGACAATCTTTTCGACGAATGGTCCATGATCCCGTCTTATGGGATCGTTCCCGGGTTTTATTCCGACAACTTGCGTGCAATTCTTGATACAAAACTGTCGCTGATCAATAACAAGTGGCAGTCATACAATACTTTTTACGACATTCCCCACACGGTGAAATACGGGGAGGTCATTCAATTTAAAAAAGACCATAACTGGATCGATCCCGATCAATATCTTTTGTTTGGAGCGGCGAAATACAACGGGGAATACTGGAATCAGTCGGTCTTTGCGGCCTTTCTTGCCGCTTCGGTCAACATCCAAAACGGCGGATGGCCGCACCAGTCGCCATCAAACAACAATATCAAGGCCACGGGAATCGCCTACTATGACGCCGCGCAGCAGAAATATGTCGATCTGGCGCTGTCGGAAGAGGAAGCGAATCTCCTGAACGCCAACGGCATCGCGACGATCATCAAGCGACCAAACGGCACCGTACTCTGGGGAAACCGGACGTCAGTATATCAGCCGGGCGGAAACACGGACCCGAAAGACACGCTCTTGTGCTACAAGTCCGTTATGAAACAGTGCGCCAACGACTGGATCCTCAACACGTCCAACGACGTGGACAAGCCGATGACCCCGGCCAAAGCGAAAAGCATCCAGGCAAATTATCAGAATTATCTGGACGACAAATACGCGCAGGGCAAGCTGTTGGGCGGCCGAATCGAATTCCTGCTGGAAGAAAATTCCGCACAGCGGATGATCGACGGAAAATTCAGGTGGCACTCCTACATCGGAGCGGTGCCTCCCGGAGAAGCGCTTGAAAACGGCTTCGAACTTGACGCCGGATATCTGGAATCTTTCTGGGAATAA
- a CDS encoding major capsid protein: MPTRTVFSTKSLTTAIEQVKSPAAFLYTTAIGREQTHTTVKFEIHNKGAKRIRTAFVGRQDPVRNILKDSFRVDEYAPPAIKIKVVNMAEAMFEQKFGTTPYDDQTTAAKKELADELIFLKEVAFRTKLWALSQLLTTGIYPMADGETGITYDSTWAQEILTGGNLWSSAAADIIGQMEQKKLDIQKETGIVIDTVIVSPDVAALLRQNDSIKETLASYHNASIVLDQTARGTDGGDLIMYIPSLNLQVYSYAEWTQLPDAQQDDNLLPAGTVVYLKKGSFTCHYGALALKPDRKADESVLFPVKEVVRKWTTDSTEDNELQLHSAPLIIPDDGKGWACVKVTD, from the coding sequence ATGCCTACAAGAACAGTTTTCAGCACAAAATCGCTTACCACGGCGATCGAACAAGTAAAATCCCCCGCGGCTTTCCTGTATACGACCGCCATCGGTCGCGAACAGACGCACACAACAGTCAAATTCGAAATCCACAACAAGGGGGCCAAACGGATCCGCACTGCCTTTGTGGGACGCCAGGATCCCGTCCGGAATATCCTGAAAGATTCTTTCCGGGTGGATGAATACGCGCCGCCTGCGATCAAGATCAAAGTTGTGAACATGGCCGAGGCCATGTTTGAGCAGAAATTCGGAACAACGCCTTACGACGACCAGACAACGGCGGCCAAGAAAGAATTGGCGGATGAACTGATATTTCTTAAAGAGGTGGCCTTCCGGACAAAGCTCTGGGCGCTGTCTCAACTGCTGACCACCGGGATCTATCCCATGGCCGACGGCGAAACGGGAATCACCTACGACAGCACGTGGGCGCAGGAAATCCTGACCGGGGGAAATTTGTGGTCATCGGCCGCCGCCGACATCATCGGCCAGATGGAACAAAAAAAGCTCGACATCCAGAAAGAAACCGGGATAGTTATCGACACGGTGATCGTTTCCCCGGACGTGGCCGCTCTGCTGAGACAGAATGACAGCATAAAAGAAACGCTGGCATCTTATCACAACGCGTCCATCGTCCTTGATCAGACCGCGCGCGGGACTGATGGCGGAGATCTGATCATGTATATCCCGAGCCTGAATCTCCAAGTATACAGCTATGCCGAATGGACACAACTGCCGGACGCGCAGCAGGATGACAATCTGCTCCCCGCCGGGACAGTCGTCTATTTGAAAAAAGGATCATTTACCTGCCATTACGGGGCGCTGGCGCTCAAACCCGACCGCAAAGCGGACGAATCTGTCCTGTTCCCCGTCAAGGAAGTCGTGCGGAAATGGACGACGGATAGTACCGAAGACAATGAACTCCAGCTGCATAGCGCGCCCCTTATCATTCCGGACGACGGCAAGGGATGGGCTTGCGTAAAAGTGACCGACTAA
- a CDS encoding DUF6148 family protein, producing MIDIREYEERIGELEIALEEIAAFGSAYIRGEKKEAADVPALQGLLDTYRTQLDAAIRQPVTLDRCRRMIYLCHEAMETVLAGKEYEMEGMKLTRASLPDIKALLNYWETEKTRLETGERKGVMVYRGVNFDD from the coding sequence ATGATAGACATCCGGGAATACGAAGAGCGGATCGGGGAACTGGAAATCGCGCTGGAAGAAATCGCAGCATTCGGAAGCGCCTATATTCGAGGCGAAAAGAAAGAAGCCGCAGACGTTCCAGCGCTACAGGGACTGCTTGACACTTATCGCACGCAACTGGACGCGGCCATCCGTCAGCCGGTCACATTGGATCGTTGCCGACGGATGATCTATCTGTGCCATGAGGCCATGGAAACGGTCCTCGCGGGGAAAGAATACGAAATGGAAGGAATGAAGCTGACAAGGGCGTCATTACCGGATATCAAGGCGCTCCTCAATTACTGGGAAACGGAAAAAACGCGGCTTGAAACCGGCGAACGTAAAGGCGTTATGGTATATCGCGGCGTCAATTTTGACGATTAA
- a CDS encoding phage major tail tube protein — MSFKPGMIADTIVKKDGTNQLVGLANVSLPDVERAAEEIKGLGIAAYEEVLPIINSAMTTTLSWIEMNPGMYLAGALNTALIISAAIAGTESSTHINAYKKLVATVKGKFKKKAGGELGAASKNNRDDEIATTYYKLEIDGQVIHEIDTLNGICICNGEDLYAELAKNLQ, encoded by the coding sequence ATGAGTTTTAAACCGGGAATGATCGCGGACACCATCGTAAAAAAAGACGGCACAAATCAGCTTGTTGGGCTCGCAAATGTCAGCTTGCCGGACGTCGAACGGGCGGCCGAAGAAATCAAGGGGCTGGGAATCGCGGCCTATGAAGAAGTTTTACCCATTATCAATTCGGCTATGACAACGACGCTGTCATGGATCGAAATGAACCCCGGCATGTATCTTGCCGGAGCGCTGAATACGGCGCTCATTATCAGTGCTGCCATCGCGGGGACGGAATCCAGCACCCACATCAACGCCTACAAGAAACTCGTGGCCACCGTCAAAGGTAAATTCAAAAAGAAAGCCGGAGGCGAACTCGGCGCAGCGTCCAAAAACAATCGCGACGACGAAATCGCTACAACATACTATAAATTGGAAATCGACGGCCAGGTGATCCACGAGATCGACACGCTGAACGGCATCTGCATTTGCAACGGCGAAGACCTGTATGCAGAACTGGCCAAAAACCTGCAATAA
- a CDS encoding phage terminase large subunit family protein → MEIEVGGSRMIPQRTINLVRGCLELLETEEKTGVLEWAQANMYLPSISSESGKMDVYRTPYMAEIYARLEERAVRQMSLMFGAQMAKTTFLIASIFRNICVDPCPMIFAMPTEKMAVKFSKEKLQPTIDVNEVRKRILSSDDTILHKGFKGGFLSLIGTKIASNLAMSSCKYAYVDEIDRIERSAGIEGDPFALLLKRLMTYEGESKVIATGTPTEKGKSNIEKQYLLSSQAIWVLPCPHCGEYQALEWPQVKWEGKTADTVGDIRYECKACGALAPESAWKKNNQAAGRWLHKIPERAEHLGYYINQLASSIRTWDSIVKEWLKIQNSEELDKKENLKVFINTVIAELWEDVIMKNDYNDVYKRREKYEAELPDEVCLLTMGVDVQKDWMEYEVIGWGPTGIWGIEHRKLYGNLEEKTIWEQLDLFRRKEYKFRNGEGLFIYGTAIDTGYSSQRVYDYAAARKNERVYATKGSNDIHAPVMAGATDLKDKSCKLYTIGVGTLKDTLYSMIDIPEGSEGYLHFPKNNGRGYDEAYCKGLMSEHKVDDGGKVKWEQHYKRNEPLDCRNYGTVPLYINGINVKKIAELTRAQQKELSQYGYIGYDAPQRSAIIDNGIAE, encoded by the coding sequence ATGGAAATCGAAGTCGGCGGCAGTCGAATGATCCCGCAGCGCACCATAAATCTCGTGCGCGGGTGTTTGGAATTGCTGGAAACGGAAGAAAAAACCGGCGTCCTGGAATGGGCGCAGGCGAACATGTACCTGCCGTCTATATCCAGCGAATCAGGAAAAATGGACGTCTATCGGACGCCGTACATGGCCGAGATCTATGCGCGTTTGGAAGAACGCGCCGTTCGCCAAATGTCTCTTATGTTCGGCGCGCAAATGGCCAAAACGACATTTCTCATCGCTTCAATCTTTCGAAACATCTGCGTGGATCCATGCCCGATGATCTTTGCCATGCCGACGGAAAAGATGGCTGTCAAATTTTCAAAAGAAAAGCTCCAGCCGACCATCGACGTCAACGAGGTCCGGAAAAGGATCTTGTCATCGGATGATACGATCCTGCACAAGGGATTCAAGGGTGGATTTTTGTCCCTGATCGGCACAAAGATCGCCTCAAATCTGGCCATGTCATCGTGCAAATATGCTTATGTGGACGAAATCGACCGAATCGAACGGTCTGCAGGCATAGAGGGAGATCCTTTCGCGCTGCTGTTGAAACGACTCATGACCTATGAAGGCGAATCAAAGGTCATAGCGACCGGCACTCCTACGGAAAAAGGAAAATCCAACATTGAAAAACAATATTTGCTGTCCTCACAGGCTATCTGGGTGCTCCCGTGCCCCCACTGCGGGGAATATCAAGCACTGGAATGGCCGCAAGTCAAATGGGAAGGCAAGACGGCCGACACGGTCGGCGATATCAGATATGAGTGCAAAGCCTGCGGGGCGTTGGCTCCGGAATCGGCATGGAAAAAAAATAATCAGGCTGCCGGGCGATGGCTGCACAAGATCCCGGAACGGGCGGAACATCTGGGATATTATATCAATCAGTTGGCCAGCTCTATCCGGACATGGGACTCCATTGTCAAAGAATGGCTGAAAATCCAAAACTCCGAAGAACTGGACAAGAAAGAAAATCTCAAAGTATTCATCAACACCGTCATCGCCGAGCTCTGGGAAGATGTCATCATGAAAAACGATTACAACGACGTATACAAGCGCCGAGAAAAATACGAGGCGGAACTCCCCGACGAGGTGTGCCTGCTCACCATGGGCGTCGATGTCCAAAAGGACTGGATGGAATATGAAGTCATCGGCTGGGGACCGACAGGAATCTGGGGTATCGAACACCGGAAGCTGTACGGGAACCTCGAAGAAAAAACCATATGGGAACAACTGGACCTTTTCCGCCGGAAAGAATACAAATTCCGGAACGGGGAAGGCCTTTTCATTTACGGGACGGCCATCGACACCGGCTACAGCTCGCAACGGGTATATGACTACGCAGCGGCGCGGAAAAATGAGCGGGTATATGCGACAAAGGGATCCAACGACATTCATGCGCCGGTTATGGCCGGGGCGACGGACCTCAAAGACAAGAGCTGCAAACTGTACACCATCGGCGTCGGAACATTAAAAGATACGCTATACAGCATGATAGACATCCCGGAAGGGTCCGAGGGATACCTGCATTTTCCGAAAAACAACGGCCGCGGATATGACGAAGCCTACTGCAAAGGACTCATGTCCGAGCACAAGGTCGACGATGGCGGGAAAGTAAAATGGGAACAGCATTATAAACGAAACGAACCACTGGACTGCCGAAACTATGGGACTGTACCGCTGTATATCAACGGCATAAACGTCAAGAAAATCGCGGAACTGACCAGGGCACAACAAAAAGAGCTGTCTCAATATGGATATATCGGATATGACGCGCCGCAGCGGTCGGCGATCATCGACAACGGAATCGCTGAATAA
- a CDS encoding phage portal protein — protein MGIVNQIFSGWAATRIRAETKRINAETEKRRAEIMQEVIQRFENYTHEGASQRKNAFAGVDDNIYSHDEDITENIPTLIARSRRNFYGNSIARGAITKLTNSVVHTGLRPKPCPNNRILKLSEKELEQLQNEIQTSWNLWAGSPECDVTRQSNFYQIQALAFQTMLIDGTCFIKIKYKKRKKEFFEMKLKFLDAGRLLSPKGDTPDGRIKNGVEYNEDGEPVAYYFRKTDLSYETERISTYTTDGDRQLIVLMTKERPNQRMGVPLLAPVLEILTQLTKYTNAELMATVIASMFTVFITTDKDAESPLNLGGVPKMPKKGPHHGDPEVNMKIGSGSIVRLEPGQNINLADPKRPSQNFEAFFTALCKMIGSALGIPHEILMAKFDASYSASRGAVLEFWKYILACRANLIDNLCVPVYQMHLDEAAAKGFIDIKCDYTNPINRSAYSEAEFYGTAMSQLDPKKEVEAALLRINSGLSTRAREARALNGSDIEENFRQLEKEEKQIRKMREVKKQNGNITNTDEGGDA, from the coding sequence ATGGGGATTGTAAATCAGATATTTTCAGGATGGGCGGCGACGCGTATCCGGGCTGAAACGAAACGGATCAATGCCGAAACGGAGAAGCGCCGGGCGGAAATTATGCAAGAAGTGATCCAGAGATTCGAAAACTACACGCACGAAGGGGCCAGCCAAAGGAAAAACGCATTTGCCGGTGTAGACGATAACATCTACTCCCATGATGAAGACATTACCGAAAATATTCCGACATTGATCGCACGGTCGCGCCGGAACTTTTACGGGAACAGTATCGCCCGCGGCGCGATCACGAAGCTCACAAACAGCGTCGTCCATACGGGACTCAGGCCGAAACCGTGTCCTAATAACAGGATCCTGAAACTATCCGAAAAAGAGCTGGAACAGCTTCAGAACGAAATCCAGACAAGCTGGAACCTGTGGGCAGGATCTCCCGAATGCGACGTGACACGGCAAAGTAATTTCTATCAAATCCAAGCGCTGGCCTTTCAAACCATGCTCATCGACGGGACCTGTTTCATCAAAATCAAGTATAAAAAACGGAAAAAAGAATTTTTCGAGATGAAACTGAAATTTCTGGACGCGGGGCGACTATTGTCACCGAAAGGAGACACGCCGGACGGTCGGATAAAAAACGGCGTCGAGTACAACGAAGACGGCGAACCGGTCGCATACTATTTCCGGAAAACGGATCTGTCATACGAAACGGAGCGAATTTCGACCTATACAACAGACGGAGATCGGCAGCTAATCGTCCTCATGACCAAAGAACGGCCCAATCAGAGAATGGGTGTGCCGCTTCTTGCACCGGTTCTGGAAATCCTGACGCAGCTCACGAAATATACCAACGCCGAACTCATGGCGACGGTCATCGCGTCCATGTTCACGGTGTTCATCACGACTGACAAAGACGCCGAATCCCCGCTCAACCTCGGGGGCGTTCCAAAAATGCCAAAGAAAGGACCTCATCACGGTGACCCGGAAGTCAACATGAAAATCGGGTCCGGATCAATCGTGCGGCTGGAACCAGGTCAGAACATCAACCTGGCCGATCCGAAACGACCGAGTCAGAATTTCGAAGCGTTTTTCACGGCGCTCTGCAAGATGATCGGATCCGCGCTGGGGATCCCGCATGAAATCCTGATGGCAAAATTTGACGCAAGCTACAGCGCCAGCCGGGGCGCGGTCCTCGAATTCTGGAAATACATCCTCGCCTGTCGCGCCAACCTGATCGACAATCTGTGTGTGCCGGTCTATCAAATGCACCTCGACGAAGCCGCTGCAAAAGGGTTTATTGATATAAAATGCGACTACACGAACCCGATCAACCGCAGCGCGTACAGCGAGGCGGAATTCTACGGGACGGCCATGTCGCAGCTGGACCCAAAAAAGGAAGTGGAAGCGGCGCTCCTCAGAATCAATAGCGGGCTATCAACACGCGCGCGGGAAGCCAGGGCGCTCAACGGCTCAGACATCGAGGAAAACTTCCGGCAGCTGGAAAAAGAAGAAAAGCAAATCAGAAAAATGCGGGAGGTGAAAAAACAGAATGGGAACATTACGAACACAGATGAAGGGGGAGACGCTTGA